AGGTTAACCCGCGACGTGACCATTGCGACATCACGCCGAGCGCCGCCGCGGCCGCACGAACAGCACGTAGACCAGCAGGATGCCCGCCAGGCTGATCAGGCTGAGGGTGAGCTGCGAGCGGACTTCCCCGATGGCTCCCATGGTGACGATCACAGCCGCGATCACCACCAGCGTGGCCCACGTCAAATAGGGGAAGAACCACATCCGCAGCTTCAGCCGCTCCGGCGCCTGCTCCTCCAGCCGCCGCCGCATCCGCAGCTGCGAGGCAGCGATGATCGCGTAGATGAACAGCGCGACCGCGCCGGCGGAGTTGATGATGAAGTAGAAGATGGTGTCCGGTGAGACGTAGCTGGCCGCGACCGCGACGTAGCCGACCAGAGTGGACAGCAGGATCGCCTTCCACGGCACTCCGCGCCGGTTGACGTCGCGCACCCAGGCCGGCGCGAAACGCCGCCGCTGCAGGGCGAAGAGCATCCGCGAGGCGGTGTAGAGGCCCGAGTTGAGCACCGAGATCACCGCGGTGAACACCACCACGTTCACCACGACCTCCGCGCCGGGCAGGCCGAAGCGGGAGAACGCCGCGGCGTACGGGCTGCTGTCGACCGGGATCTGCTGCCACGGGGTGATCATCACCAGCAGCGCCACCGAGCCGACGTAGAACAGCAGCACCCGCCACACCACGGCCTTGGTCGCCTTGGCCACCGAGCGCTCGGGCTCGTCGGATTCGGCCGAGACGATGGTGACGATCTCGGTGCCGAAGTAGGAGAAGATCACGATCACCACGCCGTGCAGCACCGCGAACCAGCCGTTGGCGACGAATCCGTCGCGCGCGATGTTGCCCACCGAGAACTCCGCGCCCGGCCACAGCCCGAGCACGAACACCGTGCCGCACAGCAGGAAGATCACGATGGTGATGACCTTGATGGAGGCCAGCCAGAACTCGGTCTCGCCGAAGGAGCGCACGGAGACCAGGTTGGTCGCGGTGAGCGCGAACATCAGCACCAGCGACAGCACCCACTGCGGCACCACCGGCACCAGCGGGTTGAGCAGTTCCGCGCCGACAACGGCCTCGAAGGCCACCACGCCGACCCAGTAGTACCAGTAGAGCCAGCCGATGGTGAATCCCGCCCAGTCGCCGAGCGAGGTGCGGGCGTACTCCATGAAGGACCCGAGCGTCGGCGCGGCGGTGGCCATCTCGCCGAGCATCCGCATCACGAGCACGACGAGCAGCCCGCCGAGCGCGTAGGACAGCACCGCCGCGGGCCCGACGGTGGAGATCACCGCGCCGCTGCCGATGAACAGGCTGGCGCCGATGATGCCGCCGAGCGCGATCATCTGGAGGTGCCGGTTCTTCAGGCTCCGCCGCAGCCCGGCGTCGTCGTGCTCGATCGCGGTTTCGTCGACCATCACAGCCCCCGTCCGACCGGTGACCCTCGGTTGAGCTGTGAACCTAACTCGCGTTGATCAGCGCCACCAGAGTCCCGAACCGGGAGGAACCAGGCCGATCGGTCGCACCGGACCGTAGCCGCGCCATCACGTTGTGCATTACTCAGCGTGACTTACTCCATATATAACAGTTCGATCTCACTCGTATGGGTAGCTTGAGCTGGCATGAAGACCCCGACTCTTCGACGCTCCGTAATCACCTCTACCGCACTGCTGATCGGCATCGGCTCCGCCGCCTGGGCCCCCGCGGCGATGGCCTCCGGCTCGATCGAGGACCAGGTCGTGGCCCTGGTGAACCAGGCCCGCGCCGAAGCGGGCTGCAAGGCCGTCAAGGTGGACGCCCGGCTCACCAAGGCCGCCGCCGAGCACAGCGCCGACATGGCCGGCCGCTCCTACCTCGACCACACCAACCCCGACGGCGAGTCCTTCAGCCAGCGCATCAAGCAGGCCGGGCACCCCTCCCCCGGCGCGGAGAACATCGCGCAGGGCTACAAGAGCGCCGCGGAGGTCATGGACGGCTGGCTGAAGTCCGAGGGGCACAAGGCCAACATCGTCAACTGCTCGATGAAGACCGTCGGAGTGGCGGTCAACGGCGACTACTGGACCCAGGACTTCGGCCGCTGATCCTGGGACGCCGAGTTCCTGCGCCGCGCGATCACCGCGCTCATGCGTCCCGGAAGCCGGTCGTGAGCACCTCCGACCTCACGGCCCCGGCCCTGTCCGCACGCCGCCGCTGGGCGGGCCTCGGCGTCCTGTCCGCCAGCCTGCTGGTCATCGCGATGGACATGACGATCCTCAACGTCGCGCTGCCCAGCCTGGCCGCCGATCTGCGGCCCGGCGCGGACCAGCAGCTGTGGATCATCGACGTCTACTCGCTGGTGCTGGCCGGGCTGCTGATCCCGATGAGCAGGCTGGCCGACCGGTGGGGGCGCAAGAAGCTGCTGCTGAGCGGGTTCGCGGTCTTCGGCGGCGCGTCGCTGCTGGTGCTGGCCGCCGACACCGCGGGCGCCGTGATCGCGGTCCGCGCCCTGCTGGGCGTGGGCGGCGCGATGATCATGCCGACCACGCTGTCGATGATCCGCTCCCTGTTTACCGATCCCCGCGAGCGCGCCACCGCGCTGGGCGTGTGGGCGGCGGTCTCCTCGCTGGGCATGGCGGTGGGCCCGATCGCGGGCGGCCTGCTGCTGGAGCACTTCTCCTGGCACGCCGCGTTCGATGGCCGTCGGTGCCGCGATCGTCTCACCGCTGGCCCCGACCGTGGCCGCGCGCATCGGAGCCCGCACGACGGTGGCGGGCGGACTGGCGGTGGCGGGCCTGGGTTTCCTCAGCCTCTACGCGCTGCCCCCGACTTACCCCGTGGTGCTGCTCGCCCTGACCCTGCTGGGCGTCGGCGCGAGCTCGTTGGCGATCGCCTCGGCGATCATCATGTCCGGCACCCCGCCGGAGAAGGCGGGAAACGCGGCGG
This portion of the Saccharopolyspora antimicrobica genome encodes:
- a CDS encoding amino acid permease — protein: MVDETAIEHDDAGLRRSLKNRHLQMIALGGIIGASLFIGSGAVISTVGPAAVLSYALGGLLVVLVMRMLGEMATAAPTLGSFMEYARTSLGDWAGFTIGWLYWYYWVGVVAFEAVVGAELLNPLVPVVPQWVLSLVLMFALTATNLVSVRSFGETEFWLASIKVITIVIFLLCGTVFVLGLWPGAEFSVGNIARDGFVANGWFAVLHGVVIVIFSYFGTEIVTIVSAESDEPERSVAKATKAVVWRVLLFYVGSVALLVMITPWQQIPVDSSPYAAAFSRFGLPGAEVVVNVVVFTAVISVLNSGLYTASRMLFALQRRRFAPAWVRDVNRRGVPWKAILLSTLVGYVAVAASYVSPDTIFYFIINSAGAVALFIYAIIAASQLRMRRRLEEQAPERLKLRMWFFPYLTWATLVVIAAVIVTMGAIGEVRSQLTLSLISLAGILLVYVLFVRPRRRSA
- a CDS encoding CAP domain-containing protein, with product MKTPTLRRSVITSTALLIGIGSAAWAPAAMASGSIEDQVVALVNQARAEAGCKAVKVDARLTKAAAEHSADMAGRSYLDHTNPDGESFSQRIKQAGHPSPGAENIAQGYKSAAEVMDGWLKSEGHKANIVNCSMKTVGVAVNGDYWTQDFGR